One window of Flavobacterium dauae genomic DNA carries:
- a CDS encoding DUF2683 family protein, with amino-acid sequence MTTITIKINERTKAGKALKNLIEFFSREHKGIEIVSDTKSEYNPEFVEKIKEAENDIKNGKTTRLDSENIWENIL; translated from the coding sequence ATGACAACTATAACCATAAAAATAAACGAACGCACCAAAGCTGGTAAAGCTTTAAAAAATTTAATTGAGTTTTTTTCTAGAGAACACAAAGGTATTGAAATTGTTTCGGATACAAAAAGTGAATACAACCCAGAATTTGTTGAAAAAATTAAAGAAGCAGAAAACGATATTAAAAATGGTAAAACTACCCGTTTAGATTCTGAAAATATATGGGAAAATATTTTGTAG
- a CDS encoding Txe/YoeB family addiction module toxin codes for MGKYFVEITDEARKELKNHFRSGNKSVIKKIEKILLELTETPFSGEGKPEQLKHNYSGYWSRRINQKDRIVYRVEEEIVMVYVVSAMGHYHDK; via the coding sequence ATGGGAAAATATTTTGTAGAAATAACCGATGAGGCAAGAAAAGAATTAAAAAATCATTTCAGATCTGGTAATAAATCTGTTATTAAAAAGATAGAAAAAATATTACTAGAATTAACTGAAACGCCTTTTTCAGGTGAAGGAAAACCTGAACAACTAAAACATAATTATTCTGGCTATTGGTCTAGAAGAATAAATCAAAAAGACCGTATTGTCTATCGTGTAGAAGAAGAAATTGTGATGGTTTATGTGGTTTCTGCAATGGGACACTACCATGATAAATAA